The Bacteroidia bacterium sequence AGGTTTTGTTGCTTCTTTATATTTGGACAAATTTTAACCCTCATGAGTCCCAATTACATTCTATTCGCTATTCCATTTTTTTTAGGAAGCATTTTTTTCGAGTTTTTATTTGGTCGTTTAAAAGGTAAGAGTTGGTACAACTTCGAAGATGCTATTACCAACCTGAATATCGGAATTGGCAGTCAAGCCTTTAACACCTTGTCGAAACTTGGACTTATGTTGGTTTACACCTGGATTTACAACCATTTGGCACCGTTTCAACAAGGGCAAACCTGGTTGTCATTTGTTTTATGCGTAATTCTATTTGATTTTATATTTTACTGGGCTCATCGGTGGGGGCACGAAATGAATTTCTTTTGGGGAGCCCACATTGTTCATCATCAGAGTCAGGAATACAATTTAAGCGTTGCCTTACGTCAATCCTGGATTCACAACCTCATCGCTTTTTTCATGTTTTTGCCCATTCCGTTTTTAGGTTTTGATCCACTTATTTTCGGAGGTGCAGCTGCATTTGTAACGTTGTATCAGTATTGGATTCACACCCGTTCCATCAAAAAAATGGGCTGGTTCGAGTGGATTTTCAATACCCCTTCGCATCACCGGGTGCATCATGCCATCAATCCGCAGTATTTAGACAAAAATTATGCAGCCGTTTTTATTATCTGGGATCGAATGTTTGGAACCTTTGTAGAGGAAAAAGAAGAGCCTGAATATGGAACCACTATACCCATTAATAGTTGGGATCCGGTCTGGGCCAATGTGCATTTTTATGTTGATTTGATTGAAGGAATGAAACGCGAAAAAGGGCTTTGGAATAAATTTATGCTTTTATGGAAAGGTCCGGAATACCTAGGAAACCTGCTGGGAATGGATTCTAAATTATACAAAAATTCCGAGGGACATGTGGACAAATATCAGGTTAAGCCCAAATTGAACATGCAGATTTATGTATTTGTTCAATTTTTAGCCCTCATGTTTGGAATTGTATCTTTTATGGGACATTTTTCCGAGCTTTCCTGGTTTTACCGAATCATTTTCTTTCTAATTATCATCCTAACCACCATGAATTGCGGTGGAATTATGGAAGGGCGTAAATGGGTCAACCGCATTGAAATACTTCGTTTAATCATTTTCCTACCGGTTTACAATGTACTTTATCTGACCTATTATTCTTCTTGGGTAAAATGGGTGATGCCAATTTCCATCGTGTTAACTGTCGGTTTTCTAACCTGGCTGGCCATTAATTTCGTGTATTACAAACGTAAAAATCAGGTAATCAAAGGGTAGGGGAGAGCTTTCAATTCGGTAAGGAGATTTTGGCGGGCCCCTTTTTGCCAAGAACTTCAGTTAATTTTCCAAGTTTCTGCAAGGCAAAAAGGTCACGCTTTCGGCGGTAGTCCTCGGCTGCTCCGTTAACACTGCGCAACCTTGCGGGCTACACTGCCTCAATCGTTGCCCGGGGTGCTTCGAACTTGGCTTTTATCGGTCTGATAATGTAAGTGAAAATCAACTTATCCCAATGGTAAAAATTGAATTCACGATATATAATGATGTTAATGCCGAACAATCAGTTTTT is a genomic window containing:
- a CDS encoding sterol desaturase family protein; this translates as MSPNYILFAIPFFLGSIFFEFLFGRLKGKSWYNFEDAITNLNIGIGSQAFNTLSKLGLMLVYTWIYNHLAPFQQGQTWLSFVLCVILFDFIFYWAHRWGHEMNFFWGAHIVHHQSQEYNLSVALRQSWIHNLIAFFMFLPIPFLGFDPLIFGGAAAFVTLYQYWIHTRSIKKMGWFEWIFNTPSHHRVHHAINPQYLDKNYAAVFIIWDRMFGTFVEEKEEPEYGTTIPINSWDPVWANVHFYVDLIEGMKREKGLWNKFMLLWKGPEYLGNLLGMDSKLYKNSEGHVDKYQVKPKLNMQIYVFVQFLALMFGIVSFMGHFSELSWFYRIIFFLIIILTTMNCGGIMEGRKWVNRIEILRLIIFLPVYNVLYLTYYSSWVKWVMPISIVLTVGFLTWLAINFVYYKRKNQVIKG